One segment of Halococcus salsus DNA contains the following:
- a CDS encoding SMP-30/gluconolactonase/LRE family protein, whose product MAEHDPEPEANDEDSNIEVIAAYGSVTGEGPLWHPDEQRLYWVDIPEGKLYRYDPATDTHEQCYEGRPIGGFTFEADGALLLFRDQGTVTRWADGETRTVVEEIPDERDTRFNDVVADPEGRVFAGTMPTEDRLGRLYRFDPDGSYTLVEDDLDIPNGMDFTPDRTGMYFSVSEEYRVYRYDYDASSGLLANRTTFLDLDGPAISDGLTVDSEGFVWVARWNGARVERYAPDGELVRTIEVPAERPSSVAFGGPEYEDLYITSARGEGIEEYGDLAGALFRTHPEVGGRPEFRSRIATEE is encoded by the coding sequence ATGGCGGAGCACGACCCGGAACCCGAGGCGAACGACGAGGACTCGAACATCGAGGTCATCGCGGCGTACGGTTCGGTCACGGGCGAGGGCCCGCTCTGGCACCCCGACGAACAGCGCCTCTACTGGGTCGACATCCCGGAAGGGAAGCTCTACCGCTACGACCCCGCCACCGACACCCACGAGCAGTGTTACGAGGGGCGTCCCATCGGCGGGTTCACGTTCGAGGCCGACGGCGCGTTGCTCCTGTTTCGGGATCAGGGGACGGTGACGCGCTGGGCGGACGGCGAGACGCGAACGGTCGTCGAGGAGATCCCCGACGAACGCGACACCCGGTTCAACGACGTCGTGGCCGACCCGGAGGGCCGTGTCTTCGCGGGCACGATGCCGACCGAAGACCGGCTGGGTCGGCTCTACCGCTTCGACCCCGACGGGAGCTACACGCTGGTCGAGGACGACCTCGATATCCCGAACGGGATGGACTTCACCCCCGACCGGACCGGGATGTACTTCTCGGTCTCCGAGGAGTACCGCGTCTATCGCTACGACTACGACGCGTCGAGCGGGCTGCTGGCGAACCGAACGACGTTCCTCGACCTCGACGGCCCCGCGATATCCGACGGGCTGACGGTGGACAGCGAGGGGTTCGTTTGGGTGGCCCGGTGGAACGGGGCCCGGGTCGAACGCTACGCCCCGGACGGCGAGCTCGTACGAACGATCGAGGTGCCCGCCGAGCGCCCGTCGAGCGTGGCGTTCGGCGGCCCGGAGTACGAGGACCTCTACATCACCTCGGCCCGCGGTGAGGGCATCGAGGAGTACGGCGACCTCGCGGGCGCGCTGTTCCGTACCCACCCCGAGGTCGGTGGTCGACCGGAGTTCCGCTCGCGGATCGCGACGGAGGAGTGA